The sequence ATGGGAGAAACATATTTCACATGGATGATCAACCTGGTAATGGAATATTGATgatctttttaaaattttcttctaTATAGGTTTTTTAAGTGTTCTCTCTCGAGAGGCTATGgaaatgtttttcttttagagGATCCTAGGGCAGAGCCGCAGAGGGAAACAAAGAGACACGTGTAGACACCCACTCCTACTTTAAAGCCCGTTTTCTCCAACGGTACACGAGTTCGTTAAAATAGACCTCCCAATAAACCTGGAAAAACCCTCTTCACCGTCCGATCCCCATCCAACCCCCTGGAAAATCCCACCCACGAATTCGCAAAACCTCCAATCCCAAGTCCAGGCCTCCTCTCCACCCACTGCCACCGGGACCGCCGCGACCATCGCGCCCACCTGTCAGAAGCCGCACGCACCACTCTCGTGTGAATGTCGCCGCCGAGGTGTCCCCCCCTCACCCACTCTCACGTGCCCCGCGCGTGCGGCCCCGGACAGGAAAGAAGTCCGAAACCCTCGCGTCGTCTCGGCACCCCCTCCGCTTCGAAACCCCCGACGCGAAGGAGGAGACGAAACCCTCGTGAGTCGCCTCGTCTCGCCTCCGCCGCCCACCGCCGCCTCGTATCTGCCCGGGCTCGCGCGGCGCGGTGCCCCCGCCGATCGGATCCCGGAGGTCAGCTGCCCGCGGCGCCTGACTTGGATTTTTGCCCGGATTTTTTACGTTGTTTTTGGGCCCACCTTAGGGGGTTTTAGCTCGGGGTTCTGGCGTGGGGGCGGGGCTTTGTTCGGCTGTATGAATTTTGGATGATTCGTGGTTGGCTGATTGGAGTTTGGTGCGGTGGATTCGTATTATTGTTCATGGGGTTTgatttttttggtgttttttgGGGGGAGTTTTCAGTATGGAAAATAAGCAATTGATTCCATTATGTAATGTACGAGCGGTAAATTTGATATCTTATTTGTGTATGTATGTAGGTGAATTcggggctagggtttggggatTGGCTAAAATAGTGAGACTGTTTGGCCTGATTTAAGAAGCAATGGTCAACATGGTTTGGAAGTGGGCGTGAGGAGGACGGAGAGATGGTGCTGATGGAGGGAAAGGGGGATGCGTCGGTGACGCCGGTGAGGACCAGTGACCGGCTGCGGCAGCGCCCTAAGTACTACGCCCGTGGGTATATGTACTATAAGCCAGGTATGCGCAAGAAGGTCAAGTCTAAGAAGCGAACAGCTGCATCACAGATTGCTAAGAAACTGCTTCGCAAGCCAGCTGCACGAGCACCACTCACCGATGTAAGCTACTTCGTCTGCCTATGCTTAATGAGCCTGTGATCTCACTTGTTCTTTTGTAGTGATCTGTTTGTATAGGTAACTGCATGTATGGGATTGGCAATGCGTGCATGCTTTTGATACATGTTAATTATGCATCATTTTGGGCTTGTAAATCATGTGCATGTAGTGGTGACTTTGGTAGCTTTGATGTGCTGGCTTGATGGGGTTATTCCTGAGTGGGGTTGATAGAGTAATGCTGGATTCACCTGGTCTAACTATCAGTGGTAGGTGTAATTAGATAGCTTTCCAATTAACAGTCAGCTAATATACACCAGAGAGATCAAACATCACATCTATTGTGCTAACTGCTAAGGCATGCATTACTGGTGTTGTTATGTTGGCCTGTTGGATAATCCATAATCTGGAGTCCTGCATGCATGTAGTGTTTGGACCTTTGGTTGAATGCCTGCATCTTTGTTTCATTTCTGTACATATATTTTGTGTGCTATGTTTGGTGCAATCATGCATCACATAAATTGTATAGCCTCGGTACATGCATTCTTCTGTAGTGGGGTATCAACCTATAAGAAAAGCTCTGTTTTCCATCTCATCAACCTCCAGGAACCAATTTTAAGGAACATTAATGGTGAACTGTTTTGGAAAAATGTTCAGTGTGCAATTAAGAGGTGATGACATCACTATTCCCATAAGGTTGAAACAAATCATCAAAGTTGTTTCTGTGTTGCTAGTTGTTCTGGATTTGGTGCTTCGCTAAAAATGCTATTACTTCCTTGCTTATCAAGATAAGTCCAAAAATGGCAGTtgtcataattaatatgttgtAATTTGGTCTACCATGCCTTTTTATATATGATTTGACCAGTTATTAATTTATAGTTATCGGTAGTTTTTGTTCTGAGGAATATGTTGCTTTTTATAAAGGCTGCACTGTTGCACTAACTTGTATCCATGATTACCCTGGTTgttgaccaaaaaaaaaatcactagacTGTCATTAGGCTTTTATTCCTAGGGTTCATGTTGATATTAAAATCTGAGTCACGTCTTATAGCTCAGTATGAAGGCCTTTTCTTTGTAAGGACTTTATTGTTTATGCTCAATTGGCTTGAGTTGGCTTGATTATAATGATATCCTTTATAGTCTATTGCAGCAAATTTGCGCCGTTCAACACGAAAGCGAAGAATTTCTGTAAATCTGGAGGGCTATGATACAGATAGTTCCAGTATGGAAGATGATGATCTTATGGTGAGTTTCTGCAGTTCCTGAAAGGTTACTCTGCTCATTCACACTAGTACCCCAACTGACAACTAAATTTACTGACTATTGTTTTAAttatctctctttttcccttaaATGTTTCAGAGACCCAGATATCGATCTTCAAAGAGTAAAGGGGAAAATAATGCTGGGCATGATGAAGTGTCAGCTCGGCCAAAGCGCCAGAAGTTATCTAACTCCATACCCCGCCGTGAAGGTTTACGGCCTAGAAGATCTCTGCGGGGACAAAGACTGCATACGTACCAACAAtctgaagatgagcaagaaaGCTCTGAAGAGCAAGGTGCAGAAGATCAAACAGAAAATGGCAATGACATTGATGAGGATGttggtgatgaggaggaggttgatggaggtgatgaagctgaagcagatggagatgatgaagatggtgaggaagagcaagaaggaaggaggagatATGATCTAAGGGATCGCTCAGAAGTTCGTAGACCATCCCCTCGGAAGGAAGGGAAGCACAGACCACAATCTCCTCGAAGAGTACTAGTTCATGGAATTGGTCCAAAGAACAGCAAGTATTTAAAAAAAGGTGGGTCGCGCATGCATAAGCGCTCTCGTTTCTCTTTGCCAGATGATTCAGATGATTCCCTTCTTGTGGATGAGCCAGATGAAGGTCCATCCATGCCATGGATGCGTAGTGGGAGGGGAGGTATGCCGTGGTTGTTGGGTGGATTGGACATGCATAGTCCAGCAGCATGGGGTATGAATGTTGGAGCGTCAGGATGGGGTCACCAGGGTGACAGTTCGTCACTCACGCCTGGGGTCCAAACTGCTGGACCAAGTTCCAAGGGAGGAGCTGATATTCAGCCTCTGCAGGTCGACGAGAGTGTGAGTTTTAATGATATAGGTGGACTATCGGAGTACATTGATGCTCTAAAGGAAATGGTTTTCTTCCCTTTGCTGTATCCAGATTTTTTTGCAAACTATCACATCACCCCTCCTAGGGGAGTTCTTCTCTGTGGCCCCCCTGGTACAGGAAAGACATTGATTGCCCGTGCCTTAGCTTGTGCTGCCTCTAAAGCTGGCCAGAAGGTGAGTTTTTATATGCGCAAAGGAGCTGATGTTCTTAGTAAATGGGTGGGAGAGGCTGAAAGGCAGCTCAAATTACTTTTTGAGGAAGCTCAAAAGAATCAGCCGTCCATTAttttttttgatgaaatagaTGGCCTGGCACCTGTGAGATCTAGCAAGCAAGAGCAGATTCATAATTCAATTGTTTCGACATTGCTTGCTTTGATGGATGGCCTTGATTCACGTGGGCAAGTTGTTTTGATTGGAGCAACTAACCGAATTGATGCCATCGATGGTGCATTGCGTAGACCTGGCCGATTCGATCGTGAGTTCTAttttccattacctggctatgAGGCTCGAGCTGAGATACTGGATATTCATACAAGGAAATGGAAGGATCCTCCACCGAAGGAACTAAAGATGGAGCTTGCTGCTAGCTGCGTGGGGTATTGTGGAGCTGATTTGAAAGCATTATGTACAGAAGCAGCTATTCGAGCATTCAGAGAGAAATATCCTCAGGTCTACACTAGTGatgacaagtttgtcattgatGTGGATTCTGTCAGAGTTGAGAAGTACCACTTCTTGGAAGCTATGTCTACAATAACTCCAGCTGCGCATAGGGGATCCATTGTGCATTCAAGGCCACTTTCATCAGTTATTGCTCCATGTCTGAAGAGGCATCTTGAGAAAATAATGGAACGGATTTCtgatatttttccttttctttcatcCATAGATGTTAGCAAGTTCTCTGCCCTTACCTACGGATCTTCCATCCCCCTTGTTTATAGACCTCGACTTTTGATATGTGGTGGTGAGAGTGTTGGACTGGTAGGgctgtttctttttttacatGGATAATATCATATTCTGTTTCTATCTTTTTCACTTACTAATGTGTTTTAGGCTTAGCAGGATCATGTTGGACCAGCTGTTTTGCATGAGCTTGAGAAATTTTCTGTTCACTCTTTGGGACTGCCATCTCTTCTCTCCGATCCAAGTGCAAAGACACCTGAAGAAGCTCTTGTGCATATTTTTGGGGAAGCCAAGAGAACAACCCCATCCATTCTCTACTTGTCTCAGTTCCATCTTTGGTGGGATACGGTTAGTAGATATGCTGTTGAAGTTGTTCAAAGTTTGGTGTGAAGTGTTCGATAATGGTTATTTAGCTAAATACTTCATTTTTTTATGTTACAGGCACATGAACAGCTTAGGGCTGTGTTATTGACTCTGTTGAATGAATTGCCATCCAACCTTCCAGTTCTGTTGCTAGGGACATCATCAGTGGATTTCACTGACCTTGAACAAGAGTGtgctttcatattttcttctcgTAATGTGTAGGTTCCTTGACAAATGTTTTTCTAGTTTTCCTGGGTCGCATTGGCTTGTTCTTGCCAATGTAAGTTACATACGTAGTGATCATTGCCTTGACCTGCTACTTAGATTGTGTTAGTTAATTTACAATTTCTTTGTTGCTCAGCTTATTATTAATATTTTCACTCTTGATCTCTGTAAATGCTTTGCATATGTAATCTACTATTCCATCTTTGCTCATTCACCAACAAAACATGATGTGCATGTTCCTTTCCAAATGTTTTTCTAGTTTTCCTGGGTTGCGTTGGCTTGTTCTTGCCGATTTAAGTAGCATACATAGTGATCATTGCCTTGACCTGCTGCTTAGATTGTGCTAGTTAATTTACAATTTCTTTATTTCTCGGcttattattaatatttttacTCTTGATCTCTGTAAATGCTTTGCATATGTCATTTACTATTCCATCTTTGCTCATTCACCAACAAAACATGGAAACAACCAGCAACAAAACATGCATTAGGCATTGGACATGTTGTAATGATACTATGATAGACACATGATTGAGAATACGATATTAACCTGCAGACTTTGGTTCTCTTTATAACATTTTTTTTGAATCAGTGAACCCTGCTTAACGTCAAGTTCACTGCATTTCCTCCTATCTTTGTCTTGTCTTTCACcaagaaaaaaatctttgtttGATAGATATCaagtggatcaaccaagttatGATGACAGATTGAGTTACTTCAATCTATTGTTTGAGTCATTGTTGTCCCTCCAAACGGAGGAGTCAAGAAGCAAGTCAAAGAAACAGAAGTCTGCAATTGATCTTCCCAAAGCTCCAAAGGAAGTGGAGGGCCCTAAGGCTTCTGAGCTAAAAGCTAAGGCAGAGGCTGAGCAACATGCTGTTCGTCGAATGAGGATGTGTCTCCGAGATATTTGTAACCGGTCTGCAGTTTACTCCTTTATTCAGCTTTATCACTTTGTGCTCACCAATTAACTATGGAGTTATTAGGAATAGGCTTGACCATTTCATTAAAGAACAATGAGAAAAAATCGCAATTGTATTCTACAGTAAACGCCACACTGTTACTGACCCTTGTTGGTTCGCCAATATATGCTTAGTTCCAAAATTCAAGTACATATCTAGTGATTCAAGGAATGCTAGTTTAAACTCAGCTTAGCAGTTTATTTTCAGCCGAATAAAGAAGTTAAAGATTTGTTCTGAAATTTCAAAATCATAAATATGCAAGCGCATGTTGGCGAACTTGTTTAATACTTCCTTGGTACCAAAAACATCTAACTCTAtctttcaaattttgtttcCATATATACACTGTTCTGTGATTTGAGAGGGCTTTTAAAACCTTTTCCGTTATACTCTTGCCTTGAATATACCATGTTTTCGATAGACCACTCATACTTCATCATCTGTAGCATACGCAAAAAATCACTAGTATCTTGTCAGACAGTATTGCTCATTTGGTTTTCAAAACCTGATAGAAATAATGGTGTCACTGCTCGTCTTTTCAGCATTTTGTACAACAAAAGGTTCAATGTATTTCACTTCCCGGTATCAGAAGAGGAGGTGCCTGACTATCGATCAGTAGTTCACAATCCCATGGATATGGCTACTGTCTTGCAGCGGGTGGACTCTGGACAATACCTTACTAGGGCAACATTTATGAAGGACGTTGATCTTATTGTCTCGAATGCGAAGGTACATATTTTCTGTTGGGGAATTTAGTTCTTCGACTCATGTTACATGTCTGGTCCTGCATTTTGTAAGAAATACATTACAATTCGTTGCTGAGCCTTCTACTAATGACAGCTGAAATAATCACCAAATTCCGCAACTATTGCATTTatagtttctttttttgctCACTTAATTATAGTTTGTTGCTAACCAGTGTATTGCCTTTACAGACTTATAATGGGGATGACTACAATGGATCTAGGATCGTCAGTAGAGCGTGTGAACTCCGAGATGTGGTATGTTGTTTGTTCCATCACTTTCGGCTATATTGGATTGTTGGCTACACCACTAGATTGTTGTGTCTAACGGACCCCTTTGGTCAGGTGCATGGTATGTTGTCACAGATGGACCCATCTTTGGTGTCCTTTTGTGATAAAATTGCTTCACAGGGGGGACCACTGCAGGTTGTGGATGATGAAGATAGCTCTATTCTTCAAGCGGCACCTGTTGCTCAGCTGGTTTCTGTACCTAGAATGAGTGCAAGGCTTCGTAATGTACAGCCAGATGTAAACCTGTCACAAAGTTATGAAGTGCTAAAGCGGCAAAAGAGAAGTGCCGAAAATGAACAGGGTTGGTTCTCATGATTTGTTTTTCATCCTTGACTATAACCATCTTACTTGTGTATCCAGTTGTGATAGTAGTGATTATGGAAATTATTGAGCTGTTGTTTGTTTCAGGCATGAATAAAGACGAGACATCAAGAGATGAAAAGTCCCCCGAAGATGAAGATTTGTCAAAGCCAACTTCCCCAGAAGAAGCTCCAAAAGAACCTGATTCAAATGGCACACTGAAAGAAACCGACACTTCAGCAGCTGAAGCACCAGAACCTCCTCCTGAACCCATGGAGACTGACAATGGTGAAATTGCCATCACGACTACTGGGGATGACTTACTCGGACAGCTAGATACTGTAAAGCAACGCTTTATGGAGCTCACTGCAGGTTATGGCGTGCCGCAGCTCGAAAGGCTGTATTCCCGGATAATGAAAGGTGTGATAGAGTTGACAGGTAAGGAAAGCAATGAGGATCATAGGCAGTTAGTTATTAGGTATTTGTTGACATTTGTTGAGAACAGTGACAATTTTTAACTCCGGCGGGTAATAAGATTCTTGTTCCCTGTGTACATTCTCTTTGGAACGAAAGAATAGTGAACCATCTTGGGAGTTATCCCCGTTCCATGCCCTGTAACAAAATGTGCCAAATGCACAAGTGTCAGTGACACAGTTTTGCCCTGAATGGTGTAGCAAATGCAGCCTTTGTAGATTTGTCATGTAACATTGATCAGCACTTGTAGAACTCAGCTTCACGGCTTTATGTGAAGGATTTCTCAGCATAACGTGCCAATTATGGTTCTCGTTGAACTCTTTTCACATGTGCCGGTTATGTTTCTCATTAGGCTTTGATATCACCGGGGTCGTGATGTTCATTAAGAGAAGAGATCCTTCCTGGGCTTTGAACTCTCGTGATGGTTGTTGAGACGTTCCATTCCGGGAGAGGGGCCGGGCAATGGCATCGTTGGTTTCAGTTGTTTTCTATCCTGGTAGCAGCAACTCTGTAGCAGGCTCACGCTTCGGCCGGGAGGCTGATAGCCTGTGTTTTTAGCTGCCTAAGAGTTTGCCACCAATCGGTTCCGTGATCAGCGATAATGGAACATCTCTTCCGCCGTCAGCACGGGCACACAGAAATACAAGCACCTCCCTCTTCTTTCGTGGTAGTGACCGAGCGAACACACTTCTCTCGAAGTTAGTTGCTAGTACAAAACATGGCAACCAGGCATGCTTACGAATGGAGACACCAAAAGGCCCTACATACCCGTATTGAGCTAGCATTCCAGACCAAGAAATATGATAATGACGGCACCAGAGAAGTCGATCCCATAATCCACATTTTACTGTTCGCAACAAACGATCGAAAGTATGAATTAAACTTGCTCAATCAGAACCGTCATACAAAGCAAATGCAGAGTTCTGGTGATGTTCAGAACAAACGTTCACAAGGGCTGAAAGAGTTTCAGCAGCAGGGTTTGTTTCCTCCCAGCCCATGGCCTGACATGCATGCGCTGAAGCGTAAACCTACCATGACCCTACAGCGCCCTGAGCTGGGTTTTCAAAGTGGGAGAAGCCCCAGTAAGTCTTCAAGGAGTATGGCGGGTAGACGGTTGCTCCTTCAGTAGTGATCTTGGCAATCTGTCAAATTAAGAATTGGATACAGCAGTCCAGTAACTGTACATTGAATATCAGAAAGCTATGCAAAATTACCAGGGTCATAAAG is a genomic window of Phragmites australis chromosome 17, lpPhrAust1.1, whole genome shotgun sequence containing:
- the LOC133896750 gene encoding ATPase family AAA domain-containing protein At1g05910-like isoform X1, with translation MVLMEGKGDASVTPVRTSDRLRQRPKYYARGYMYYKPGMRKKVKSKKRTAASQIAKKLLRKPAARAPLTDSIAANLRRSTRKRRISVNLEGYDTDSSSMEDDDLMRPRYRSSKSKGENNAGHDEVSARPKRQKLSNSIPRREGLRPRRSLRGQRLHTYQQSEDEQESSEEQGAEDQTENGNDIDEDVGDEEEVDGGDEAEADGDDEDGEEEQEGRRRYDLRDRSEVRRPSPRKEGKHRPQSPRRVLVHGIGPKNSKYLKKGGSRMHKRSRFSLPDDSDDSLLVDEPDEGPSMPWMRSGRGGMPWLLGGLDMHSPAAWGMNVGASGWGHQGDSSSLTPGVQTAGPSSKGGADIQPLQVDESVSFNDIGGLSEYIDALKEMVFFPLLYPDFFANYHITPPRGVLLCGPPGTGKTLIARALACAASKAGQKVSFYMRKGADVLSKWVGEAERQLKLLFEEAQKNQPSIIFFDEIDGLAPVRSSKQEQIHNSIVSTLLALMDGLDSRGQVVLIGATNRIDAIDGALRRPGRFDREFYFPLPGYEARAEILDIHTRKWKDPPPKELKMELAASCVGYCGADLKALCTEAAIRAFREKYPQVYTSDDKFVIDVDSVRVEKYHFLEAMSTITPAAHRGSIVHSRPLSSVIAPCLKRHLEKIMERISDIFPFLSSIDVSKFSALTYGSSIPLVYRPRLLICGGESVGLDHVGPAVLHELEKFSVHSLGLPSLLSDPSAKTPEEALVHIFGEAKRTTPSILYLSQFHLWWDTAHEQLRAVLLTLLNELPSNLPVLLLGTSSVDFTDLEQECAFIFSSRNVYQVDQPSYDDRLSYFNLLFESLLSLQTEESRSKSKKQKSAIDLPKAPKEVEGPKASELKAKAEAEQHAVRRMRMCLRDICNRILYNKRFNVFHFPVSEEEVPDYRSVVHNPMDMATVLQRVDSGQYLTRATFMKDVDLIVSNAKTYNGDDYNGSRIVSRACELRDVVHGMLSQMDPSLVSFCDKIASQGGPLQVVDDEDSSILQAAPVAQLVSVPRMSARLRNVQPDVNLSQSYEVLKRQKRSAENEQGMNKDETSRDEKSPEDEDLSKPTSPEEAPKEPDSNGTLKETDTSAAEAPEPPPEPMETDNGEIAITTTGDDLLGQLDTVKQRFMELTAGYGVPQLERLYSRIMKGVIELTGKESNEDHRQLVIRYLLTFVENSDNF
- the LOC133896750 gene encoding ATPase family AAA domain-containing protein At1g05910-like isoform X2; translated protein: MEDDDLMRPRYRSSKSKGENNAGHDEVSARPKRQKLSNSIPRREGLRPRRSLRGQRLHTYQQSEDEQESSEEQGAEDQTENGNDIDEDVGDEEEVDGGDEAEADGDDEDGEEEQEGRRRYDLRDRSEVRRPSPRKEGKHRPQSPRRVLVHGIGPKNSKYLKKGGSRMHKRSRFSLPDDSDDSLLVDEPDEGPSMPWMRSGRGGMPWLLGGLDMHSPAAWGMNVGASGWGHQGDSSSLTPGVQTAGPSSKGGADIQPLQVDESVSFNDIGGLSEYIDALKEMVFFPLLYPDFFANYHITPPRGVLLCGPPGTGKTLIARALACAASKAGQKVSFYMRKGADVLSKWVGEAERQLKLLFEEAQKNQPSIIFFDEIDGLAPVRSSKQEQIHNSIVSTLLALMDGLDSRGQVVLIGATNRIDAIDGALRRPGRFDREFYFPLPGYEARAEILDIHTRKWKDPPPKELKMELAASCVGYCGADLKALCTEAAIRAFREKYPQVYTSDDKFVIDVDSVRVEKYHFLEAMSTITPAAHRGSIVHSRPLSSVIAPCLKRHLEKIMERISDIFPFLSSIDVSKFSALTYGSSIPLVYRPRLLICGGESVGLDHVGPAVLHELEKFSVHSLGLPSLLSDPSAKTPEEALVHIFGEAKRTTPSILYLSQFHLWWDTAHEQLRAVLLTLLNELPSNLPVLLLGTSSVDFTDLEQECAFIFSSRNVYQVDQPSYDDRLSYFNLLFESLLSLQTEESRSKSKKQKSAIDLPKAPKEVEGPKASELKAKAEAEQHAVRRMRMCLRDICNRILYNKRFNVFHFPVSEEEVPDYRSVVHNPMDMATVLQRVDSGQYLTRATFMKDVDLIVSNAKTYNGDDYNGSRIVSRACELRDVVHGMLSQMDPSLVSFCDKIASQGGPLQVVDDEDSSILQAAPVAQLVSVPRMSARLRNVQPDVNLSQSYEVLKRQKRSAENEQGMNKDETSRDEKSPEDEDLSKPTSPEEAPKEPDSNGTLKETDTSAAEAPEPPPEPMETDNGEIAITTTGDDLLGQLDTVKQRFMELTAGYGVPQLERLYSRIMKGVIELTGKESNEDHRQLVIRYLLTFVENSDNF